The stretch of DNA ATTCGCAATTGGCGAAATATATCAACTCGTTGAGGGGTAGTCACCAATGGCCGATGACAAACTGCACGAGGTTGAGGTTGAAACCGGCGTTGCCATGAAAATGCGCGATGGCGTCGAGCTGATGGCGGATATCTATACGCCGAAGGAAGACGGCGAATATCCGGTGCTGCTGTTGCGCCTGCCCTATGACAAAGCCGTGGCGGAAGTTCAGGCCTTCATGCATCCCGAATGGTATGCCCGACAAGGCTATATTGTGGTCAGCCAGGACACCCGCGGGCGCGGCGCCTCGGGCGGCGAATTCCGCCCGTTTCACGACGAAGCTGATGATGGCGTCGATACCATTGAGGCTTGCGTGAAGCTCAGCAAATCGAATGGCAAGGTCGGTACGTACGGATTTTCGTATCCCGGGCAGACGCAATTGCTAGCCGCCGTGAAGCGGCCCAAGGGTTTCACCACCATGGTGCCGGCGCTCACCTCAGACGGCATTTATGACGACTGGACGTTTAAGAACGGCGCGCTGCATCAGGCGTTCGTGCAGGGCTGGGCGGCCTATCTCTCGATCGGCGAAGTGTTCCGTAAGGGCAAGCCGGCGGAGGTGCGCCCGGCGATCCAACGCCTGACCGGCATTTGCGGTTCCTACGATCATTTACCAGTCACGAACCACCCGGATTTGCCCAAGAAATTCAACAGCTTCTACTATGAGTGGCTGAAGCACCCGACCTTCGACGCCTATTGGAAAAAGTGGCAGACCTCGGACAAATATGGCGAGATCGATGTGCCGGCGCTGCATATCGCCGGTTGGTACGACATTTTCGTCGAGGGCAATATCCGCAATTACCTCGGTCTCAAGGCAGGCGCCAAGACGGAAGAGGCGCGGGCCGGGCAGAAGCTGGTGATCGGCCCGTGGTTTCACATGCCGTGGACCCAGGCGATGGGTGAGATGGATTTTGGCCCCGAAGCGCGCAACCGCACCGACGAATTAATGATACGC from Pseudomonadota bacterium encodes:
- a CDS encoding CocE/NonD family hydrolase, which produces MADDKLHEVEVETGVAMKMRDGVELMADIYTPKEDGEYPVLLLRLPYDKAVAEVQAFMHPEWYARQGYIVVSQDTRGRGASGGEFRPFHDEADDGVDTIEACVKLSKSNGKVGTYGFSYPGQTQLLAAVKRPKGFTTMVPALTSDGIYDDWTFKNGALHQAFVQGWAAYLSIGEVFRKGKPAEVRPAIQRLTGICGSYDHLPVTNHPDLPKKFNSFYYEWLKHPTFDAYWKKWQTSDKYGEIDVPALHIAGWYDIFVEGNIRNYLGLKAGAKTEEARAGQKLVIGPWFHMPWTQAMGEMDFGPEARNRTDELMIRWFDHWLAGKDTGLMDEPPVSVFVMGANKWRQAEEWPLKSTKFTKFFMHSGGRANSLNGDGVLSRQEPGEEPHDIYVSDPNYPVQSLGGRSCCLAALAPMGPMDQRPVETRNDVLVFTTAHLAQDVAVIGPVDVTLYAASSADDTDFTIKLVDVHPDGRAINIVDAIQRASHRESSEKPTAIKPGEVYKYDFRVGSTAIRFAKGHRIRIEVASSNFPTFERHLNKFRKDLNGGYYDGFVATQRVFHDSARPSHITLPLVPAA